One window from the genome of Alnus glutinosa chromosome 13, dhAlnGlut1.1, whole genome shotgun sequence encodes:
- the LOC133854035 gene encoding uncharacterized protein LOC133854035 isoform X2, translated as MIDVFVVLMDQRPPHYAYRAPSPPVPPMTTPTVSTALYSAAWPHHPDGPYRPLLPGTVAVPTADHGQSSTAGPCSSPLSELPTLSQIGFTQPGNAYRWWLREGMGSQGYAPYFPYTYSGPMTCNPDSETQDVGFPLSQTGEMQMPAMGLGQIPAQAAMPGQILGPRQMPASGASQGPGPRQMPASGASQGPGPRRMPASGASQGPRHVESQMPLSGESQMPLSGESQMPLSGESQMPDVGGSQSTHEEDVAMLGTDQLAPGSPQDMDSDDDQQNPQAGGVGEEVAGDPATQHIRIEQIRLMGYNPDGTIYYEVIDDPARNWVLPRGKKVVLQYNAAIQPVGRACNRFRRAEGKMIRSGSYIHMRDEWAKVNRQIKQAMWDALMEEFYVPVSVDARRAQQEALCDIGRKHRSWKSRFKTKLRIRDGDTPEIIRARMPDNFFGNYDAEDVEFLLRDWCREQKIATSERMKRLREQNDLPHCTGSKSYARFNHEETCTSGTPPTRAASFVKTHTRKDGTHVNERTRVLCERMTQSLSSDPAATQSVSADTVRWAPNDAYEQAVGRPEYAGRVRQVGPNVTPVRGTCFSYRPRSQGGPSQGTSRDWAENTRKMEEMQAELQAERARNDLLEQRLRQVEVFMSSMGASAPCLGTPSPAHVGSTSSVSSASAGNSTTVGTLSPVGRRLTQHSIVATPSPATPFLAQQSPVGDNTPGTVPPHSQGRPSDL; from the exons atgattgatgtatttgtt gtattgatggaccagagaccccctcattatgcgtatcgggcacctagcccacccgtgccccccatgaccacgcccactgtttcgacggcattgtattctgcagcgtggccacaccacccagacgggccttatagaccattgttgccgggtacggtggccgtgcccacggcAGATCACGGACAGagcagcacagctggaccttgcagctctccattgtcggagctgccgacattatctcagatagggttcacccaaccgggtaacgcatATCGATGGTGGCTGCGAGAAgggatggggtcacagggttatgcgccgtactttccgtatacgtatagtggacctatgacgtgtaaccctgatagtgagacgcaggatgtaggatttccactgtcacagaccggggagatgcagatgccggctatggggttgggacagataccggcacaggcggcgatgcctggccagattttggggccgagacagatgccagcatcgggggcgagtcagggcccgggcccgagacagatgccagcatcgggggcgagtcagggcccggggccgagacggatgccagcatcgggggcgagtcagggcccgaggcatgtagagagccagatgcctttatctggtgagagccagatgccactttccggtgagagtcagatgccactttccggtgagagtcagatgccagatgtgggggggagccagagtacccatgaggaggacgttgcgatgttgggtaccgatcagttggcccccggtagtccccaggatatggattcagatgatgatcagcagaatccacaagccggaggggttggggaggaggttgcgggcgacccagcgacccagcacatacggattgagcagattcggttgatgg ggtacaacccagacgggaccatttattatgaggtgattgacgacccagcgagaaactgggtcctcccgaggggtaagaaggttgtattgcagtacaatgctgctatacaacctgtaggacgggcctgcaatcgatttcggcgggctgagggcaagatgatcaggagtgggtcctacatacacatgcgggacgaatgggcgaaggtaaataggcagattaagcaggcaatgtgggacgcgctgatg gaggagttctatgtacctgtatcagtagacgcgcgcagggcacaacaggaggctttatgtgatattggccgtaagcaccgctcgtggaagtcgaggttcaaaaccaaactacgtattagagacggtgacacgcccgagattatccgtgcgagaatgccagacaatttttttggcaactatgacgcagaagatgtagagttcctgctgagagattggtgccgtgagcaaaaaatc gcaacctctgaacggatgaagaggctgcgtgagcagaatgaccttcctcattgtacgggatctaaaagttatgccagatttaatcacgaggag acatgtacatctggcacgccccccactcgcgccgcgtcgttcgtgaagacccacacaaggaaggacggcactcacgtgaacgaacgtacacgggtcctatgc gaaaggatgacgcagagtttatccagtgatccagccgccacgcaaagcgtctccgcagacacggtgcgttgggcaccgaacgacgcttacgaacaggcggttgggaggcctgagtatgcagggagggttcggcaggttgggccgaacgtcacacctgttcgggggacatgtttctcatataggcctcggtcacaagggggaccatctcagggcacgtctcgggattgggccgaaaacactcggaagatggaagagatgcaagcggagctacaggctgagcgagcgaggaatgacctgttggagcagcgcctgcgacaggttgaggtcttcatgtcctccatgggagcatcagcaccatgtcttggtacgccttcacctgcacacgtaggtagtacgtcgtctgttagtagtgcatctgcag gtaattcgacaacggttggtacgttgtcgcctgttggacgacggctaacccagcattccattgtcgctacaccttcgcccgctacaccattccttgctcagcaatcgccggttggcgataacacgcctgggacggtacctcctcattcgcagggacgcccttcagatttgtag